In one window of Maribacter dokdonensis DSW-8 DNA:
- a CDS encoding DUF3857 domain-containing protein, with amino-acid sequence MRLYTYLFIHLIFSITINAQKVKKTPLPNWVTPIIYQEEKEPNNEGAYKYLVLDYQDNLVQKEQFIHYAVKILNNEGIQEMSDINAVFDPAYQTIAFHKIQVIRNGEKIDKLQNATINTFQRETNLERSLYDGSLTAVINLSDIRVGDIVEYAYTLKGYNPINKGNYANLVYEEYTIPVNKIYSKILTDKNNPIFYKLLNGANEPKIEHTSFGTEYSWENNSNEFVIYDSNTPYWYNVQKRISISTFNSWKDVSELLTPHYQIPRTPLKLPITIDKNLDSKQDVIVKLIRFVQDEIRYLGFEAGVGAFKPHKPYDVLNRRYGDCKDKSILLSTLLQQQGVDAYPILVDSGSNEHLNEYAPNHFIFDHCIVYFEHDDKEYFVDPTIANQGGDLYRLSTPNYKFGLVLKEGSNQLKEIPNSTKPKIHIVEDITLDSIGGNAKFDVKTEYFGSKADEIRSYFKNNTEQNINKEYLSFYSNLYPNISSSGKVSILDETRPYENIVTTNEHYSIEKLWNTIEGEETIYFDTNSLVLDGLVSYNNSLKRNMPYNAGIPFSFTQVTRILMPEPWYIDLKDIVIDNDFYSFKKSINVNGNMVTIDYSYELKTDIVPAKETETFLKGLDKVREDIGTQLTYTYNTATSGISWLSVFIAISAIAISMFFAFKIFKNFNPNNEIAALPAQPFGGWLILPIIGIVLTPILILAQIFDTGYFNNSIWEGFEYAGYDNVGFLKLYLGMELFYNFTFLVFVILTIILLFKKRTCTPIMMRIFYGCNLVIILLESFLLNQFGIPDPTVGSDIFRAALSAAIWIPYFLYSDRVKHTFVTTYNKSKSITAESFIKNTVQ; translated from the coding sequence TATCTCTTCATACATCTAATATTCAGCATTACTATTAATGCACAAAAAGTAAAAAAAACACCTCTTCCAAATTGGGTAACCCCAATTATATACCAAGAAGAAAAAGAACCTAATAATGAGGGTGCTTACAAATATCTGGTTTTAGATTATCAGGATAATCTAGTTCAAAAAGAGCAATTTATACATTATGCGGTTAAAATTTTAAACAATGAAGGCATTCAAGAAATGTCTGACATAAATGCTGTTTTTGACCCTGCATATCAAACTATAGCTTTTCACAAAATACAAGTTATTCGTAATGGTGAAAAAATAGATAAGCTACAAAACGCAACTATTAATACTTTCCAAAGAGAGACCAATTTAGAGCGCTCATTATATGATGGTTCCTTAACTGCGGTAATTAATCTATCGGACATAAGAGTTGGTGATATCGTTGAATATGCTTACACCTTAAAAGGTTACAACCCTATTAACAAAGGAAATTACGCTAATTTAGTTTACGAGGAATACACTATACCCGTCAATAAAATATACAGTAAGATCTTAACAGATAAAAACAACCCAATATTTTATAAATTATTAAATGGGGCCAATGAGCCTAAAATTGAACATACCAGTTTTGGGACAGAATATTCCTGGGAAAACAATAGCAATGAATTTGTAATTTACGATAGCAATACCCCGTATTGGTATAACGTGCAAAAAAGAATTTCCATTTCAACTTTTAATAGCTGGAAAGATGTTTCTGAATTGCTAACACCGCATTACCAAATACCAAGGACGCCATTAAAACTGCCTATTACAATTGACAAAAACTTAGATTCTAAACAAGATGTCATTGTAAAGCTAATCAGGTTTGTACAAGATGAGATTAGATATTTAGGTTTTGAGGCCGGTGTAGGTGCATTTAAACCGCACAAACCATATGATGTATTGAACCGCAGGTACGGTGATTGTAAAGACAAATCAATACTATTATCTACATTACTGCAACAACAAGGAGTGGACGCTTATCCAATCTTAGTTGACAGTGGATCAAATGAACATTTAAATGAATATGCTCCTAACCACTTTATTTTTGATCATTGTATCGTCTATTTTGAACACGATGACAAAGAGTATTTTGTAGACCCTACAATAGCAAACCAAGGCGGAGACCTTTATCGACTTTCCACGCCTAATTATAAATTTGGATTGGTATTAAAAGAAGGTAGTAACCAACTTAAAGAAATACCTAATTCTACGAAACCAAAGATCCATATAGTAGAAGATATTACATTGGATTCTATAGGCGGCAATGCAAAATTTGATGTTAAAACTGAATATTTTGGTAGTAAAGCCGACGAGATAAGATCATACTTTAAAAATAATACCGAACAAAACATCAATAAAGAATACTTAAGTTTTTATAGTAACCTTTACCCTAATATAAGTTCTAGCGGCAAGGTGAGCATATTAGACGAAACAAGACCTTATGAAAATATAGTTACAACAAATGAGCATTATTCCATTGAAAAATTATGGAACACAATTGAGGGAGAAGAAACCATTTATTTCGACACCAATTCTTTGGTGTTAGATGGTTTAGTTAGTTACAACAATTCATTAAAGAGAAATATGCCCTACAATGCCGGCATACCATTTAGCTTTACCCAAGTAACCCGTATTTTAATGCCAGAACCTTGGTACATAGATTTAAAAGACATTGTAATAGATAATGATTTTTATAGCTTTAAGAAAAGTATTAATGTTAACGGTAATATGGTCACTATAGATTATAGTTATGAACTAAAAACAGATATAGTACCCGCAAAAGAAACCGAGACATTTTTGAAAGGCCTTGACAAGGTAAGAGAAGATATTGGCACTCAATTAACCTATACCTATAACACTGCCACATCTGGCATTAGCTGGCTTTCAGTTTTCATAGCAATTTCGGCTATTGCAATAAGCATGTTTTTTGCATTTAAAATTTTCAAAAATTTCAACCCAAATAATGAAATTGCAGCTTTACCTGCACAACCATTTGGCGGGTGGTTAATTTTGCCCATTATCGGTATAGTTCTTACTCCAATTCTCATCTTAGCTCAAATATTTGACACCGGATATTTTAACAATAGTATCTGGGAAGGCTTTGAATATGCTGGTTATGACAATGTAGGCTTTTTAAAGTTGTATTTAGGTATGGAACTTTTTTACAACTTTACATTTTTAGTATTCGTAATCCTTACTATAATTCTGCTATTTAAAAAACGAACCTGTACACCAATTATGATGAGGATTTTCTACGGTTGCAACCTAGTTATCATTTTATTGGAAAGTTTTTTATTGAATCAATTTGGTATACCGGACCCAACTGTTGGTTCTGATATTTTTAGGGCTGCATTATCTGCCGCTATTTGGATACCATATTTTCTATATTCTGATCGGGTCAAACATACTTTTGTTACAACTTACAACAAAAGCAAATCCATAACAGCAGAATCATTCATTAAAAATACTGTGCAATAA
- a CDS encoding polyprenol monophosphomannose synthase yields MSSSIVIIPTYNEIENVEAIIRAVFVLQKEFHVLIVDDNSPDKTGDCVRGLQEEFKGRLFLETRLEKSGLGTAYIHGFKWAIAKGYDYIFEMDADFSHTPSDLLRLLKACENGADLAVGSRYKKGVNVVNWPLYRVLLSYGASIYVKLVTGMRVDDPTAGFVCYRREVLEAINLDSVRFVGYAFQIEMKFRAYLKHFKIEEVSIIFRDRVLGKSKMSSSIISEAIWGVFIMKMRSLFLKNKF; encoded by the coding sequence ATGTCCAGTAGTATAGTAATCATACCTACTTATAATGAAATAGAAAATGTAGAGGCTATAATTAGGGCTGTATTTGTGTTGCAGAAAGAGTTTCATGTACTTATAGTAGATGATAATTCGCCAGATAAAACAGGAGATTGCGTTCGTGGACTGCAAGAAGAGTTTAAAGGAAGACTCTTTTTAGAAACTAGATTGGAGAAATCTGGTTTAGGTACTGCTTATATTCACGGTTTTAAATGGGCAATAGCAAAAGGCTACGATTATATTTTTGAGATGGATGCGGATTTCTCGCACACTCCATCAGACTTGTTAAGGCTTTTAAAGGCTTGTGAGAACGGGGCGGATCTTGCAGTGGGGTCTCGTTATAAAAAAGGGGTGAATGTGGTGAACTGGCCTTTGTATAGGGTGTTGTTATCCTATGGTGCATCAATTTATGTAAAATTGGTAACCGGTATGCGGGTAGATGATCCAACAGCGGGTTTTGTTTGCTATAGGAGAGAGGTGTTAGAAGCTATTAACCTAGACTCGGTTCGTTTTGTAGGCTACGCATTTCAAATAGAAATGAAATTTAGGGCGTACTTAAAACATTTTAAGATAGAAGAAGTTTCCATTATTTTTAGAGATCGGGTATTGGGAAAATCAAAAATGAGCTCGTCAATCATTAGTGAAGCGATTTGGGGAGTGTTTATAATGAAAATGAGAAGTTTATTTCTGAAAAATAAGTTTTAA
- a CDS encoding DUF4296 domain-containing protein: MKQFLFLTLAVLLFSSCAEELIEKPDNLISEDKMVTIIKDMAIVNAGKATNLSKLRENGVDPTSYIFKKYEIDSAQFVNSDRYYASKPLVYETMYKQVEKELEEQRLKLEAEKKVRDSMNQAEKVKKNIDLKEKDSTLIKSVQQ, encoded by the coding sequence ATGAAACAGTTTCTATTTCTAACGCTGGCGGTGTTGTTATTTTCTTCTTGCGCGGAGGAACTTATTGAAAAACCGGATAATTTAATATCAGAAGATAAAATGGTCACCATAATTAAAGATATGGCCATTGTTAATGCCGGTAAAGCTACAAATCTTAGTAAGTTAAGGGAAAACGGTGTAGATCCAACGTCTTATATCTTTAAAAAGTATGAGATCGATAGTGCACAATTTGTAAATAGCGACAGATATTACGCATCTAAACCACTGGTTTATGAAACTATGTACAAACAAGTGGAAAAAGAATTGGAAGAGCAACGATTAAAATTGGAAGCAGAAAAAAAAGTACGTGACAGTATGAACCAGGCTGAGAAGGTTAAAAAAAATATTGACCTTAAAGAGAAAGACTCAACGTTGATCAAGAGTGTTCAGCAATAA
- a CDS encoding dihydroorotase — MGKIVLKNGTIVNEGIVQEKDILIVDDVISKIADDISDADAEVIDVAGMHILPGVIDDQVHFREPGLTHKGTIATESRAALAGGITTFMEQPNTTPQTTTIEKLEEKFATASNSAFANYSFLFGGTNDNLEELKRLDKNACSGIKLFLGSSTGNMLVDDEKVIENIFSNTEMVISAHCEDETTIRENLAKYKAEYGDDIPVEMHPIIRSEEACYLSSSRAIALAKKTGARLHVFHLSTGKETDLFRNDIPLGQKKITAEVCIHHLWFSDADYANKGTLIKWNPAVKTAKDRDMLWNALLDDRIDVIATDHAPHLLEEKKNVYTKAPSGGPLVQHALNAMLEKVKDGTITLEKMVQKMCHNPAILFQIEKRGYIREGYYADLVVANLNSPWTVSKENIAYKCKWSPFEDTTFSSKVVHTFINGHLGYSNGVFSEKRNAKRLTFNRS; from the coding sequence ATGGGTAAAATAGTATTGAAGAACGGTACAATTGTTAATGAGGGAATAGTACAGGAAAAAGATATTCTAATAGTTGATGATGTAATTTCAAAAATAGCCGATGATATTTCTGATGCGGATGCAGAGGTCATAGATGTTGCCGGTATGCATATTTTACCGGGGGTCATAGATGATCAGGTACATTTTAGAGAACCGGGCCTTACCCATAAGGGAACTATAGCAACAGAAAGTAGAGCGGCACTTGCTGGTGGTATAACTACGTTTATGGAGCAACCCAATACTACGCCGCAAACAACTACCATAGAAAAATTGGAAGAAAAGTTCGCAACTGCATCAAACTCGGCGTTTGCAAATTATTCTTTTCTATTTGGGGGAACCAATGATAATTTAGAGGAATTAAAAAGACTTGATAAAAATGCCTGTTCGGGGATAAAGTTGTTCTTAGGCTCTTCAACGGGCAATATGTTGGTAGATGATGAAAAAGTCATTGAAAACATATTCAGTAATACAGAGATGGTCATTTCTGCACATTGTGAAGATGAAACGACCATACGTGAAAATCTTGCGAAGTACAAAGCGGAGTACGGTGATGATATTCCGGTAGAGATGCACCCTATTATACGAAGTGAAGAAGCATGTTATTTGTCTTCATCAAGAGCAATTGCATTAGCTAAAAAAACAGGGGCAAGGTTGCATGTGTTTCATTTGTCTACCGGAAAGGAAACTGATCTGTTCCGTAACGATATTCCGTTAGGGCAAAAGAAAATTACGGCAGAAGTATGTATACATCATCTTTGGTTCTCAGATGCTGATTATGCAAATAAAGGAACACTGATCAAGTGGAATCCGGCGGTTAAAACTGCTAAGGATCGTGATATGCTCTGGAATGCCTTGTTAGATGATAGAATAGACGTAATTGCAACAGATCACGCACCTCATTTATTAGAAGAGAAAAAAAATGTTTATACTAAGGCACCTTCTGGCGGACCATTGGTACAACATGCCTTGAACGCAATGCTTGAAAAGGTCAAGGACGGTACCATTACCTTAGAAAAAATGGTACAGAAAATGTGCCATAATCCTGCAATATTGTTTCAGATAGAAAAACGAGGGTACATTCGTGAAGGCTATTATGCAGATTTGGTAGTAGCCAATTTGAATAGCCCTTGGACGGTAAGTAAAGAAAATATCGCTTATAAATGTAAATGGTCTCCTTTTGAGGATACTACGTTCTCATCTAAAGTGGTACATACTTTTATCAACGGTCATTTAGGATATAGCAATGGTGTGTTTTCTGAAAAACGAAATGCAAAAAGACTTACATTCAACAGATCATGA
- the tyrS gene encoding tyrosine--tRNA ligase: MTNFVKELQWRGMLHDAMPGTEEHLLEDMQSAYVGIDPTADSLHIGHLVGVMMLRHFQLAGHKPYALIGGATGMIGDPSGKSAERNLLDEKTLRHNQEALKEQLSRFLDFSGDEENAAVLVNNYDWMKNFSFLEFIRDVGKHITVNYMMSKDSVKKRLSAESKEGMSFTEFTYQLVQGYDFLHLYKEHNCSLQMGGSDQWGNITTGTELIRRIAGGKGYALTCPLITKADGTKFGKTEGGNVWLDAERTSPYKFYQYWLNTSDEDADKYIKIFTFLGQQEIEELIEQHKEAPHLRLLQKRLADEITVMVHSQDDLDNAVRASQILFGKSTASDLKGLNEKTFLDIFEGVPQAELSKSELADGLDMIGALAAKTNFLGSNGEARRELKQNSISVNKEKVKEDFLITEDDLINNKFVLLQRGKKNYFVLVFND; encoded by the coding sequence ATGACAAATTTTGTCAAAGAATTACAGTGGCGCGGTATGTTGCATGATGCAATGCCAGGAACAGAAGAACATTTATTGGAAGATATGCAGTCTGCTTATGTGGGTATTGACCCAACGGCAGATTCTTTACATATAGGTCATTTGGTGGGCGTAATGATGTTACGTCATTTTCAATTGGCAGGGCACAAACCTTATGCATTGATCGGCGGCGCTACGGGTATGATCGGTGATCCATCTGGTAAATCTGCAGAACGTAATTTGCTTGATGAGAAAACGCTACGTCATAATCAAGAGGCATTAAAAGAGCAATTATCTCGTTTCTTGGATTTTTCAGGAGACGAAGAAAACGCTGCGGTATTGGTCAATAACTATGATTGGATGAAGAACTTCTCGTTCTTGGAATTCATTAGAGATGTCGGTAAGCATATTACCGTAAATTATATGATGTCTAAAGACTCTGTAAAGAAACGTCTTTCAGCAGAATCAAAAGAAGGCATGTCCTTTACGGAATTTACTTATCAATTGGTACAAGGGTATGATTTTCTTCACTTGTATAAAGAGCATAACTGCAGCCTTCAAATGGGCGGTAGTGATCAGTGGGGCAATATAACCACGGGTACGGAATTAATTAGAAGAATTGCCGGTGGTAAGGGGTATGCCTTAACCTGTCCGTTGATTACAAAGGCAGACGGTACTAAATTCGGTAAAACGGAAGGCGGTAATGTATGGTTAGATGCGGAAAGAACATCACCTTATAAATTTTACCAATATTGGTTGAATACCTCAGATGAGGATGCGGATAAGTACATTAAAATATTTACTTTCTTAGGTCAACAAGAAATAGAGGAATTAATTGAGCAGCATAAAGAAGCACCACATTTAAGATTACTTCAAAAGAGATTGGCAGATGAAATTACCGTAATGGTACACTCCCAAGATGATCTTGATAATGCGGTAAGGGCCAGTCAAATTCTGTTCGGTAAATCTACGGCATCGGATTTAAAGGGGCTGAACGAAAAAACGTTTTTGGATATATTTGAAGGTGTACCGCAAGCGGAACTTTCTAAATCTGAGTTGGCAGACGGATTGGATATGATAGGTGCATTGGCTGCTAAAACAAACTTCCTGGGGTCAAATGGTGAAGCAAGAAGAGAATTGAAACAAAATTCTATTTCGGTAAACAAAGAGAAGGTTAAAGAAGACTTTTTAATTACTGAAGATGATTTGATCAATAATAAATTTGTGCTTTTACAAAGAGGAAAGAAAAATTATTTTGTACTGGTTTTCAATGACTAA
- a CDS encoding NAD-dependent epimerase/dehydratase family protein, translating to MVLVTGGTGLVGSHLLLKLTRENIAVRALYRSADKLSQVKKIFSYYTDDSLSLFNQIEWIQGDILDIPSLENAIENITQVYHCAAFISFDPSDFKKLERVNREGTANIVNICIAAGINKLCHVSTIGTIGRTLNGETATEETDWTRQNANPYAITKHLAEMEVWRGAQENLNVVIVNPGVILGPGFWDSGSGSFFKTASKGYNYYPPGGSGFISVTDVVTIMTTLMNSNIHSERYILVAENLSYKDILHKIALTMGKRPPTKPFKFWQLNIGRILDKLKTIFTGSNRTITKNTIYGLKHPSIFNNSKIKQVIKTDFESLDEQITFSSKLFIAEHS from the coding sequence ATGGTATTAGTCACAGGAGGCACAGGTTTGGTGGGGTCGCATTTGCTACTGAAATTGACAAGGGAAAATATTGCGGTCAGGGCTTTATATAGATCTGCGGACAAACTTTCTCAAGTAAAAAAAATCTTTAGTTATTACACGGATGATTCCCTTTCCCTTTTCAACCAAATTGAATGGATCCAGGGCGATATTTTAGATATCCCCTCTTTAGAAAATGCAATTGAAAATATCACCCAAGTATATCATTGTGCCGCATTCATTTCTTTTGACCCTTCTGATTTCAAAAAATTGGAACGAGTTAATAGAGAAGGTACCGCCAATATTGTAAACATTTGTATTGCTGCGGGTATCAACAAGCTATGCCACGTAAGTACCATAGGCACTATTGGAAGAACACTCAATGGAGAAACCGCAACCGAAGAAACCGATTGGACCCGACAAAATGCCAACCCTTATGCCATTACAAAACACCTTGCAGAAATGGAAGTATGGCGCGGCGCCCAAGAAAATTTAAATGTGGTCATTGTAAACCCCGGCGTAATTCTTGGTCCGGGATTTTGGGATTCCGGCAGCGGTTCTTTTTTCAAAACAGCATCTAAAGGCTATAACTACTACCCTCCTGGAGGTTCTGGTTTTATTAGCGTTACAGATGTTGTAACAATAATGACGACTTTAATGAATTCTAATATTCATAGTGAGCGTTATATTCTAGTGGCCGAAAACCTTTCTTATAAAGACATACTGCATAAAATTGCTTTGACCATGGGAAAAAGACCTCCCACAAAACCATTTAAGTTTTGGCAATTGAATATTGGAAGAATACTGGATAAATTAAAAACAATATTTACCGGTAGCAACAGAACCATCACTAAAAATACCATTTACGGTTTAAAACACCCTAGTATTTTCAACAACTCAAAAATTAAACAGGTCATAAAAACCGATTTTGAGAGCTTGGACGAGCAGATTACTTTTTCATCAAAGCTATTTATTGCTGAACACTCTTGA